The genomic stretch CCTCGATGAGGTCGAGCACGCGTTCCTCGACGGCGGGCCAGATCGACGGCGAGTGACGCCCGGCGCCGGGGTCGTCGGGGTCGACGTCGGGCACCTCGTCGAGCCGGGTCATGTCTTCGACCGGGACCTCGACGGAGACCTCGATCGTCTTGGCGCTGGGCGGCTGCACGATCTCGACGTCGTGCGCGCCGCCGAGGAACCGGGCCGTCTCGTCGATCGGGCGGACGGTGGCGGACAGGCCGATGCGCTGGGCCGGGCGGCCGAGCAAAGCGTCGAGCCGCTCGAGGGAGAGCGCCAGGTGCGCGCCCCGCTTGGTGGCGGCGACCGCGTGCACCTCGTCGATGATCACCGTCTCGACCCCGCGCAGCGAGTCGCGTGCGGCCGACGTGAGCAGCAGGAACAGCGACTCGGGGGTGGTGATCAGGATGTCGGGCGGGGTGCGGGCGAAAAGTCGCCTCTCGTCGGCCGGAGTGTCCCCCGTACGCATGGACACCGTGATGTCGGGCGGGGTGAGCCCCAGACGCCCGGCCGCCTGGCGGATGCCCGTGAGCGGCGCCCGGAGGTTGCGCTCGACGTCGACCGCCAGCGCCTTGAGCGGGCTGACGTAAAGCACCCGGCAGCGGCGCTTCGGATCGTGCGGCACGGGCTCGCGGGCCAGCCGGTCGAGCGACCACAGGAACGCGGCCAGCGTCTTGCCGGAGCCGGTCGGCGCGACGACCAGGGCGTTGCGCCCCGCGCCGACCGCCCGCCAGGCGCCCGCCTGCGCCGCCGTGGGAGCGGCGAACGCGGCCGTGAACCACTCGCGCGTGGCCGGACCGAACTGCTCCAGGACTTCCCGCATGACCCCATGCTCCCTCGGGGGTATGACAAAACCGGGTGTCCGGGCAGCGGGATTTCCTGACCTCACGCACCATGGTGCGAGCGAGTGGCGATCGATATACATGGGCGCCACTGAAAGGAGGCCCCATGTTCCTCCCGGTCCGCACCCTGCGGCGCCTCGCGGCCGCCGTCGCCGTGCTGGCGACCGTGCTGCTCGGCGCGCCCCCGGCCCACGCCGCCGCGGGCAGTGGATACGTGCGCCTGGCCCACCTGTCGCCCGACACCCCGGCGGTCGACGTCTATCTCAGGTCAGGCTCCGGCGCTGTCGAGCCCCAGACGTTCCGTGCGGTGGCTTATGGCGACATGTCCCGCTATCTTCGCCTGCCCGCCGGGGCCTATCAGGTGGCCATGCGCAAGGCCGGCGCCCCGGCGAGCGAGCAGCCCGTGATCACCACCGAGGTCGGCGTCGCGGACAAGGGCGCCTACACGGTCGCGGGTGTGGGCCGCTTCGCCGACCTGGGCCTGCGGGTCCTGCGCGACGACCTGCGCCTGCCCGACCCCGGCAAGTCGAAGGTGCGGATCATCCAGGCCTCGGTCAGGGCCCCGGTGCTCGACGTGGCGGGCGGGAACGGCGCCAAGATCGCGAACGGCGTCCAGTTCGCCACCACGACGGCCTACCGCGAGGTCAACCCGGGGAAGTGGAGTGTCCGGGTGACTCCCACCGGTGGCGGCCGGCCGAGCGAACTGCCCTGCACACTGGGCGCGGGCAGCGTCTATTCGCTGGTCGTGCTCGACGACGACGCGGGCGGCCTCAAACCGGAGCTGCACGTCGACGCCGAACGCCAGGGCGCCGTCCCGCTGGGCAGCGTCGCCACCGGTGCCGGCGGCACAGCACCCCGCGCTCCGCTCCCGGGCGCACTCACAGCCGCCGCGGCCGCCGCCCTGATCACCGGCGCGCTGGTGGTCGTTCTCCGACGCCGATCCCGTACGGCCTGAGGCGGCCCCCGGTGCACGGCGACGACCCCGACACCCCGCCGATCGTCCAGTCCCCCGGCCTCCCCGAAGCGCCCGGTTCCGCCGCTGTGCCCGGCCCCGCCGCCACGTCTGACGGCCGCGCCGTTATGCCCGGCCCCGCCGCCACGTCTGACGGCCCCGCCGTTATGCCTGGCCCTGCCGCCACGTCTGACGGCCCCGCCGCACCGGACAGTCCCGAAGCGGCGGCATATCGCGAGCCGAGCCCGATACCGATCGTCCCGCCCCTCGGGGAGGGTGAGATCAGCTGGATCGCCCGCGGCAGGGCCAAGGTCGTGAAACCCGGCACCATCCGTGCCCGTGCTCTGGTGCCCGGCGCACTCTCGATCCCGCGCCCTCGACCACGTCGCGACATACGTCTCGGCCAGGCTGCCTCGCCTTTCCCCCGCCGCGTCTTTCCGAGCACCCGTCACGAGGACAGCACCCCTGACACGCCGCTCGAGAACCGGTCACAGCCCCCGTCGGACCAGCCCGCGTCCGACCGGCCCGCATCCGACTGGCCCGCGTCCGACCGGCCCGCGTCGGACCGGCCCGCGGTGGAGCAGTCCGAGCAGGCCACCACCGTCGCGCCGCCCATCCGAGCGGCCACCCCGGATCACCCCGTCCTCATGAGCACTCCTCACCCCGTACGGGAAAACGCCCTTGACCCTGCCGACTCGATCCTGGCGCCCGCCGCACCGCCCGAACAGCTACCGAAGGACCGCCCCGGCCCAGTACCAAAGAGGGGGCTCGCGCTGCCGATCCTGGCCGCCGCAACAGCCGCCCTGGTCGCGGCGGGCGGGTATCTGGCCCTCACCGATCGAGCGCCGGCCGGCAACCCCGGGAGCCCGGCCGGAAGGGCCAGTGAAGCGGCCCCCACCACCACTGCCGAACTCGACCGTCCCGCCGGTGACCCGTTCGGGATCGTCGCCGCCGCCCCCACCGGGGCGCCCACCCGCCTCCGCGTAGGCGCCGTCAAGATCGACACGCCACTGGAGACGCTCAAGCTCGGCAAGGACGGCGAACTGCAGCCGCCGAAGACGTTCGCCCAGGCCGGCTGGTACGCCGACGGCACCGCCCCCGGCGACACCGGCCCCGCCGTCATTGCCGGCCACGTCGACTCCAAGTCCGGTCCCGCCGTCTTCTACCGGCTGCGCGACCTCACCCCCGGCGACCGCGTCGACGTGCTGCGCGGCGGCCGGACGATTTCTTTCACCGTCACGGCCATCCGCTGGTATCCCAAGTCCGAATTCCCCACCGAGGAGGTGTACGGCCCGACCCCGGATCGTCAGCTGCGCCTCATCACGTGCGGCGGCGTCTTCGACCGGACGCTGCGCTCGTACCGCGACAACCTCGTGGTCTACGCGGTGGCCGGGTGATCGTCGTTCCGCTCTCCGGCAGGCCGTGCTTATGGTGGGAATCGAGTCGACGGGTGGGGGCGGGATGGCGGTCGGACGCATGCTCGTCGCCGGTCGGTATCGTCTCGGCGAACCGGTCGGCTCGGGTGGCATGGGCCGGGTGTGGCGCGCCCGTGACGAGATGCTCGACCGTGACGTCGCGGTCAAGGAGTTCGTCCCGCCCGACTGGATGAGCGACGAGGAACGCGCGCGGCTGCGTGACCGCACCCTGCGTGAGGCCCGTAGCGCCGGGCGGCTCAACCATCCGCACGTGGTGCGCATCTACGACGTCGTGCACGCCGACGGTCTGCCCTGGATAGTCATGGAGTACGTGCCGTCGCGCTCGTTGCACCAGGTCATCCACTCCGACGGCCCGTTCTCGCCGGCCACCGCCGCGCGGATCGGCCTGGCCCTGCTCGACGCGTTGCGGGCGGCGCACGCGGCCGGGGTGCTGCACCGCGACGTGAAGCCGCACAACGTGCTCATCGGGCACGACGGCCGGGTTGTGCTGACCGATTTCGGCCTCGCCACCTTTGTGGACGACGGCGCTGTCACCGGCCCCGGCCTGGTGGTCGGTTCCCCCCAGTACGTGTCGCCCGAGCGCGCCCGCGACGGCACGTCCTCGCCCGAGTCGGACCTGTGGTCGCTGGGCGCCACGCTCTACGCCGCCGTCGAGGGCCGCTCACCGTACGCCCGCGAGAACGCCATGGCCACCCTGATGGCGCTGGCGACGGAGGACCCGGATCCGCCGTCGCGGGCCGGCATGCTGGGCCCGGTGCTGACCGGTCTGCTGCGCCGCCGGCCCGGTGACCGGCTCACCGCCGACGAGGTCGAGCGCCGGCTCCGCATGATCGTGGCGTCGACCCCGGCGGTGCCCCGGGTGCCCTCGCCGCGACGGGTGCGCGCGTTCGTCGGGTCCGAGGTCGATCAGCCGGCCGAGGGGCGCGTCAGGGGCGGGGAAGGAGATGCCGTCGGCCGCGCGCCGACCCTCGGCCGTGCTCCGGTCGCGCTCGCGAGCGTCGAGAAGCGGCACCTGCCCCTGGTCGCCGCCGGTCTCGCGCTGGTCGCCCTGCTCGGAGTGGGCGGCATCCTGGCCGGTTACCTCGTCCGGAAAGAGCCGGTCGCACCCGTCTCCGCGCCGAGCGCCAGGCCGATGGCGGCGAGCTTCTCGGCCCTGACCTGCGATCGCCCGGCCCCGGCGAACCTGCCGAAGCTCCCGCTCAGGAACGCGTCACGCGGGGTCAGCGGCTGGTCGCTGTTTCCCGGCTGGTCGTATTTCACCAACGGCTCCGGTTTTCACATGCCCGTGCCGGACGGGTGGACGTGGCAGCGGATCGGCACCACGTACTGCTTCCGCGACCCGGTCGGCGACACCGTGCTCAGCCTCGACACCGGGCGCAACCCGGCCGCCGACCCGGTGAAGGCGTGCCGTGCCGAGGCCACCCGGCTGGTCCAGGCGGGCGCCCTGCCCGGTTACGAGGAACTCGCGCTCGAACGGACACCGTTGCTCAACAAGACCGCGGACTGGGAATACCGGTACAACCGGGACGGTGTGCGGATGCACGCCCAGACCCGCTGGTTCGTCAAGGCGGAACGGGGTTTCGCGATCAGCTGGGCCACCCGTGACTTCGACTGGACGGGTGACCTGGCAAAGATCAACATGGTCTTGACCACGTTCTACGCGCAGCCGAAGGTCGGCTGATTCTCAGCAACCCTTCAGTTCGGGTTGTTAGGGTTGTCGGTCATGAGCGGCAGTAGACAGCCGGGCTCGGCCCGGCGTCCCTTCAGATCTTCCCGGCCGTGCTGATCGTCACCGGTCTTCTTCTGGTGCTCGTGGTGACTGTCGTCACCGGCTATTTCGTCGCGCAAGAGTTCGGCTATGTCGCCGCCGACCGCGGCAAGCTCCGCAGCGAAGCCGAACAGGGTGACCAGGCCGCCGTCCGGGCTCTCAAGGTCACCGAGCGACTCTCCTTCGTTCTCTCCGGGGCGCAGCTCGGCATCACCGTGACCGCGCTGCTGGTGGGTTACGTGGCCGAGCCGTTCATCGGTGAGGGCCTGTCGAAGCTGCTCGACGGCGCCGGCGTGCCCACCGCGGTCAGCATGCCCGTCTCGGTCGCCGTGGCGCTGCTGCTCGCCACCATCGTGCAGATGGTCCTCGGCGAGCTGGCCCCCAAGAACCTCGCGATCGCCCGCGCCGAGACCGTCGCCAAGGTGCTCAGCCGTTCCACGCTGATGTATTTGACCGTGTTCGGCCCGATCATCCGCCTCTTCGACCGTACGGCTGCCGGCCTGCTCCGGCGCATCGGCATCGAACCGATCGAGGAGCTGCCCGAGGGCGCCACCGAGGAGGATCTCGAGCAGATCATCCGCGAGTCGCGGGCCAACGGCGGTCTCGACGCCGACCTTTCCTCCCTGCTCGACCGGGGTCTCGACTTCCGGGGTCGCACCGCGGCCGAGGCGATGATCCCGCGCGTTGACGTCCACACCGTTCCCGCCACGGCGACAGCGGCCGATGTCGTGGCCCTTCTCGACACCCACAGATCCCGTTTCCCCGTACGGGGTCAGGTGGTCGACGAAATCGTCGGCGTGGTCAGCATCGCGGACATCCTGGCAATCGCCCCCGCCGAGCGTGCGGACACGCCCGTCTCGTCCGTGATGTCGGCTCCCGTCCTGGTGCCGTCGTCGCTGCGCCTGCCCACCGTGCTCGAACGGCTCCGCTCGGCCCACCGGCAGCTGGCCTGCGTGGTCGACGAGTTCGGCGGTTTCGCCGGCATCGTCACGCTCGAGGACATCGCCGAGGAGCTGGTCGGCCAGATCCGCGACGAGGACGACGAGGCCGAGCCCGCCCCGGAGCGTCAGCCCGACGGCTCCTGGCTCGTACCCGCCCGCTGGCGGATCGACGAGATCACCGACGCCACCGGAGTCCACCTGCCCGCCGGCGACGACTACGAGACGGTCTCCGGCCTGGTCCTGGCCCGGCTCGGGCGGGTGGCCAAGGCAGGCGACTCGGTCACCCTCGACGACGGTTCCCTTTCCGTACGGGTGGAGAGCGTCGACCGGCACGTCCCGCAAACGGTTCGGATCTCACGATGAACGCCCTCTGGGTCACGTTGCTGCTGATCGGCAACGCCTTCTTCGTCGCCGCCGAGTTCGCCCTGGTGGCCAGCAAACGGCACCGCCTCGAACAATCCGCCGCCGCGGGCAGCCGGGCGGCCAAGGCGGCGCTCGACGGCACCCGCGAGCTGTCGGTCATGCTGGCCGGCGCCCAGCTCGGCATCACGCTGTGCTCGCTGGGCCTGGGCGCCCTGGCCGAGCCGTCGCTGGAGCACCTGTTCGGGCCCGCCCTGCACGCGCTGGGCCTGCCCGACGTCGCCAGTCACGTCATCGCGTTCCTGCTCGCCCTGATCATCGTCACGTTCCTGCACCTGGTGATCGGCGAGATGATGCCGAAGTCGTGGGCGATCACCCACCCCGAGCGTTCGGCGATCCTGCTGGCGCTGCCGTTCCGGTGGTACGCGCGGCTTGTCGGCCCGGCCCTGCGCGTGCTGAACGCGCTGGCCAACCTGGCGCTGAAGCCGTTCGGCGTGCACCCGCAGGACCAGTTGGCCCAGGCGCACGGCCCGGCCGAGATGCGCATCCTGCTCGACCGTTCCCGGGCCGAGGGCCTGATCGGGGCCGAGCAGAGCGAGCTGCTCACCAGTGTTCTGGCCCTGGCTTCCCTTCCCGTACGCGACGTCATGCTGCCCACCGCGCAACTGGTGTCGGTGCCGGAGTCGGCCTCGGTCGCCGACGTCGAGCTGGCCTCGCTGACCAGCGGCCGGGCCCGGATCGCCGTCACCGGCGCCGACGAGCTGGTGATCGGGGTCGTGCACGTCCGTGAGGCCGTACGGGCCAGCGCGACGGGCCGGGCCGCCACCGCCGGTGAGCTGATGGAGCCGGCGTTCCTGCTCGACGCAGGGGTCAACGTGGTCGAGGCGGTCGAGGCCCTGCGCGCCGGCCGCACCCAGCTCGCGATCGTCACCGACGAGTCGGGCCAGGTCGGGTTCGTCGCCCTGGAAGACCTGCTCGAACAGGTCATCGGCCGGTTCGACGACGAGACCGACGCGCTGCCGGCCACGGCGGGCGCCTGAGTCGTGACCGCGTCTCAGTTGTTGATCGCGCCTGAGTTATCGATCAAGCCACCCCAGCGTTGATTCAAGGAGGAATGACCCGGTGGTCTTCAAGAAAATGATGCGCGCCTTCGGCGTGGGCGGCCCGACCGTCGACACCGTGCTGGCCAATCCGAACACGCGGCCCGGCCTGGCTCTCGAGGGCCAGGTGCGCATCGCCGGCGGTGACCACGACGTCACCATCGAAGGCATCGTGCTGGGCCTGGTGACGCGGGTCGAGTCCGAGCACGGCGACAACCTCATCGAGTTCCACCGGCTGCCGGTCTCCGGCCCGTTCCAGCTGGCCAAGGGCGAGCAGCGGGAGTTGCCGTTCTCGTTCCCGGTGCCGTGGGAGACGCCCGTCACCGACGTGTACGGCCAGCGTCTGCACGGCATGACGATGGGTCTGCGCACCGAGCTCGCGGTGGCCAAGGCCGTCGACAAGGGCGACCTCGACCACGTGGCGGTGCACCCGCTGCCGTCGCAGGAGCGGATTCTCGACGCGTTCGCCCGGCTCGGCTTCCGCTTCAAGAACGCCGACCTGGAACACGGCGCGATCTACGGCGTACGCATGACGCTGCCTTTCTACCAGGAGATCGAGTTCTACCCGCCGCCGCAGTACGCGGGCGCCATCAACGAGGTCGAGGTCACCTTCATCGCCGACCCCGAGGGCGTCGAGGTGGTGCTCGAGTTCGACAAGCGGGGCGGTTTCCTGCAGCCCGGCCACGACGCGTACGGCCGTTTCCGCGTCTCCCACGCCGAAGCCGACACCACCGACTGGACGGCGGTCGTCGAGCAGTGGGTCTCCGAGGCCGCGGGCCGCTACCAGGGCCTCCGCTCCGCCGGCGGTTTCGGCGCCCCCGGCCATGGCGCTCCCGGCTACGGCGCTCCCGGCTACGCCCACGGCGGTGGTTATGGCCACGGCGGCGGTTACGGCCACCACGGCCACTACGCCGGCCACGGTCACGGCCGAGGCGGCATGGGCATGGGCGGCGTGGCCGCAGGCGTAGCCGGCGGCGTCCTCGGCGGCATGATCCTCGGCGAGGCCATGGAAGAGGTCTTCGAAGACGACGGCGGCGGCGAAGACGAGTAACCCCCTCCGGCTGTGCGCTTCCACTGGGGCGAACCGCACAGCCACCACCCGCGGGCGGCCCTGCTCCGGCCGGGCCGCCCGCACCCAGGACGCAACTCTCGCCGGGCCCGGCACGACCGCTCCTCACGCGCCTGCCCACGCCCATCCGCGCCGCAGGCCCCGGCGTTCCCTGCGCACGCCGTATGCCTGGTGCCGTGCCCTACCCGTGCCGCACCTCCAAGGCCACGCCGCGTGTCTCCAGGCTGCCCATTCCTAGGCAGCGCCGCCCGCGCTGCCCTTGACTTTGGTGCCGCCGGTAAGTTCCGCCCCGCCGGTAGCTGCGCGACACCCGCGCCTCCCGCGGGCTGGCTTCCCACGACTCCGCTACGTCCGCGCCGCCTGTCCTTCCCGCGCAGTCCGTGCTTCCCCGCCACGTCCGCGACGCCGCGCTGCGCCTGCCGCGTCAACCGTCCGCGCCTCGTGAGCGAGCGGGGTGGGTGGGCGGCTGGTGTGGGTCAGCCGACGCCGGCGGTGGCCAGTTTGATGCTGAAGCCCACGAACAGCGCGCCCACGCCGGCGGCGGCGCCCGCGGCCAAGCGGCGACGGCGCTGGAACTGGCCGGCCAGGAACCTGCCGCCGAAGATCAGGGTGGACAGGTAGAGCGCGCTGAACAACTGGACCACCGCGCCCAGCACCAGGAACGACAGGGCCGGGTGGGCGTAACCCGGCTCGACGAACTGGATGAAGAAGGACACGAAGAACAGGATCGCTTTCGGGTTGAGCAGGCTTATCACGGCGGCCCGGCGGAACGGGCTGCGGGCGTCGGACGGCTCCTCGACCGCCGCAGCGGCCGGCGACTCGTCGCGGCTGCGCCACTTGCGCCACCCGCCGCGCACGATGCCGAAGCCGACCCACAGCAAGTAGGCCGCGCCGGCGTACTTGATGACCAGGAACAACGGTGGATACGTGCGCAGCAGCGAGGCGGCACCGGCCGCCGACAGGACCATCAGCACCGTGTCCCCGACGAAGACCCCGGCCGCGGCCCGATAACCCGCTCGCACGCCGAGCCGGGCGCCGACCGAGAGCACGAAGATCGAGTTCGGCCCGGGCAGCAGGATGATCGCCAGCGTGCCGACGACGTAGGTCCAGAAGTCGGTGATCCCCAGCATGGCGCCTCCTACACGGCCGCCAGGGCGGTGGACCCGCCCGCGGCCAGCAATTCTCGTAGCCGGCGCCCGGCCGCGGGCCAGTCGTCGGCAGTCATGCCGAAGACTACGGTGTCGCGCCAGGACCCGTCCGCCCGCTGCTTGTGCCGCCGCAGCACGCCCTCGCGCACCGCTCCGAGGCGCGCGATCGCCTGCTGGGAGCGCTCGTTGCGGATGTCCGTGTGCCAGAACACCCGCTCCGCCCCGAGCGTGTTGAAGGCGTGCTCGAGCAGCAGCAGCTTGGACTCCGTGTTGACGCCCGTGCGCCACCACGGCTTGCCGACGGCGGTGTGCCCGATCGCCAGCGCCCGCCGCTCGGGATCGATGTCGTGACAGCTCGTCATGCCGATCACCCGGCCAGTGGCCGGATCGACCTGGGCCCAGCAGATCTGACTGCCCGTCCAACGGCCGCGCAGCAGCCGGGCGAGATGGTCACGCATCGCCTCGAGGGTCTGCGGCCGGTGGATGGACAGATGCCGCCACACCTCGTCGTCGCCGAGCGCCTCGACCAGCCCGGCGGCATGGCCGAGCGTGAGCGGCTCGAGGCGTACGTGCCGGCCGGCGAGGGCCACCGGCGTGACCCAGGGCAACTGGGCGCCGGGCAGATAGCCCGGGACGTCGGCCTGAACGCCGGCGTCGGCCTCGGGCGGCCCGAACACCCGGCGGACGGGAAGGACACCGGCCCAGTGCGGCAGCGCCAGATCGTCGGGGTCGTCGACCACCCCGCCGCGCCGCGCCCGGGCCGAGACCTCGACCAGGGGGAGCGCGAGCACGCTGGTCTGCGCAGCCTCCTTGGTGTCGGCGGGGCGGCTGTCGGTGGAGCGGCCGGCGCCGACCTTGTCGACCAGGGCCGCCATCGCCGCCAGCTTTTCCTCGGGATCGGTGACCAGCCGGGCCGCGCCGTGCACGATCACCGAGCGGTAGTTGGCGCTGTGGTGCAGGTGGGAGCGGGCATAGACCAGCCCGTCGAGCAGGGTGACGCTGACCGCGACCGGAACCTCGCCGTCGCGTGCCGAAAGGCCCATTCGGCCGCCGGACGACCCGTGCAGATAGAGCGTCTCGCCGACGCGGACGTGCAGGGTCGGCAGGACCCGCGGCTCACCGCCGGCGACGAAGCCCACCGTGCAGTCGTACGCCTCGTCGAGGATCTCGTGGGCGAGGGCGCGGTCGTAAGACATGCGGTCGCGATAGCGGGTGGCGGTCGTACGGCTTGTCCGGATGTAGGTGTCGGACATCGGGCCTCCCTGGTCGAGGCGACTTGCGCTCTGCTCTGTACTAGTACAGAATTCCTGGTGTGTCAGCACAGTATCAGGTCGAGGGTGACAGCGCCGCCTCGATTTCCGCGAGCATCGAGGCGGGGGTCCGCAAGGGCGTCTGGGAGTTCGGCACGATGTTGCCGCCCGTCCGCGTTCTCGCCGGTGACCTGCATGTCAGCCCGGCCACGGTGTCGAAGGCCTATCAGGAGCTGCGCAACCGCGGCGTGGTCGAGACCGACGGCCGCCGCGGCACCCGCATCCGGTCGCGCCCGCCCATCGCCGGCCCGCGTTCCGCGCTGCGCCTGGCCGTTCCGCCGGACGTGCGCGACCTCTCTTCCGGCGAGCCCGACATCCGCCTTCTGCCCCCACTCGGCCGGGCGCTGCGAACGGTCGCCGAGACCAACGGCCCGCCCCTGGGTTATGCCTCGGCCGCCGCGATGCCCGAGCTGATCGAGGCGGCCCGTCCGCGCCTGGTCGACGAGGGCATCCCGGCCGGCGATGCCGAGATCACCGTCACGTCGGGCACCCTCGACGCCGTCGAACGTCTGCTCACGGCCCACCTGCGGCCGGGCGACGCCGTCGCCGTGGAGGATCCGGGCTGGGCCGCCCTGCTCGACCTGCTGGCCGCGCTGGGCCTGCGCCCGCTGCCGGTTGCCGTCGATCTCGAGGGCCCCGACCCGGCAGCGATGTCCGCCGCCCTGGAATCCGGCGCACGCGCCGCGGTTATCACCGTGCGGGCGCAGAATCCGATCGGCGCCGCCGTCAGCCAGGCCCGGGCCGAGTCGTTGCGCGCCCTGTTCGCGAGCCGTCCCGGCGTCCTGGTGATCGAGGATGATCACGCCGCCGAGCTGGCCGAGCAGCCGCCGCACTGCATCGGCCCGGTCACCGGCGCGTGGGCCGTCACCCGCTCGGCGTCCAAACCCTTCGGCCCCGACCTGCGCATCGCCGTGCTCGCGGGCGACGAGGCTACGATCGCGCGGGTTGTCGGGCGCATGCGCATCGGCTCCGGCTGGGTTTCGACGGTGCTGCAGCGCCTGCTCCTTCGTCTCTGGGAGGACGACGAGACCACGGCGACGGTGTCCAACGCGGCCCAGGCGTACGGTCGTCGCCGTCGCGCCCTGCTCGACGCGCTGTGGTCGAGGGAAGTCGACGCCTTCGGCCCCACCGGCATCAACGTGTGGGTCCCCGTGGCCGATGAGACCCGTACGGTGGGGATGCTCCGCGACTCCGGTTACGCCGTCGCCCCGGGTTCGCTGTTCCGGGTGTCGTCGCCCCCGGGCGTACGAATATCCATCGGCCCCCTGCGGGAGTCGGAGATCCCCGCGGTGGCCGACGCGGTGGCCGCCGCCGTCCGCCCGCCGTCCCGTTTCGCGCCGACTCGTTAGGGGTGCCCGGATGCTTCTTCACCACCGATTCGGGTAGAACCTTCTTCATGCCTAGGACCGAAGCGCCGGTCGGCGCGCAGCAGTGGGTGCCGCCCGAGCCGCGGAGCATCGAAGAGCTCAAGTCGGCCGCCGCCGGCTGTGAGGGCTGCGAGCTGTACGCCGATGCCACCCAGACGGTTTTCGGCCGGGGTGCGGCCGACGCGCGTGTCGTGCTGGTCGGCGAGCAGCCGGGCGACGTCGAGGATCAGAAGGGTCTGCCGTTCGTCGGCCCGGCCGGACGGCTGCTGCGCGAGGCGGTCGACGACTCCGGCCTCGACGCGAGCGACGTCTACATCACCAACGCGGTCAAGCACTTCCGCTTCGAGCGGCGGGGTAGCCGACGCATCCACCAAAATCCGGGTCCGGCGCACATCACGGCCTGCCGTCCGTGGCTGGTGTCCGAG from Paractinoplanes brasiliensis encodes the following:
- a CDS encoding serine/threonine-protein kinase, giving the protein MAVGRMLVAGRYRLGEPVGSGGMGRVWRARDEMLDRDVAVKEFVPPDWMSDEERARLRDRTLREARSAGRLNHPHVVRIYDVVHADGLPWIVMEYVPSRSLHQVIHSDGPFSPATAARIGLALLDALRAAHAAGVLHRDVKPHNVLIGHDGRVVLTDFGLATFVDDGAVTGPGLVVGSPQYVSPERARDGTSSPESDLWSLGATLYAAVEGRSPYARENAMATLMALATEDPDPPSRAGMLGPVLTGLLRRRPGDRLTADEVERRLRMIVASTPAVPRVPSPRRVRAFVGSEVDQPAEGRVRGGEGDAVGRAPTLGRAPVALASVEKRHLPLVAAGLALVALLGVGGILAGYLVRKEPVAPVSAPSARPMAASFSALTCDRPAPANLPKLPLRNASRGVSGWSLFPGWSYFTNGSGFHMPVPDGWTWQRIGTTYCFRDPVGDTVLSLDTGRNPAADPVKACRAEATRLVQAGALPGYEELALERTPLLNKTADWEYRYNRDGVRMHAQTRWFVKAERGFAISWATRDFDWTGDLAKINMVLTTFYAQPKVG
- a CDS encoding bifunctional pyridoxamine 5'-phosphate oxidase family protein/GNAT family N-acetyltransferase: MSDTYIRTSRTTATRYRDRMSYDRALAHEILDEAYDCTVGFVAGGEPRVLPTLHVRVGETLYLHGSSGGRMGLSARDGEVPVAVSVTLLDGLVYARSHLHHSANYRSVIVHGAARLVTDPEEKLAAMAALVDKVGAGRSTDSRPADTKEAAQTSVLALPLVEVSARARRGGVVDDPDDLALPHWAGVLPVRRVFGPPEADAGVQADVPGYLPGAQLPWVTPVALAGRHVRLEPLTLGHAAGLVEALGDDEVWRHLSIHRPQTLEAMRDHLARLLRGRWTGSQICWAQVDPATGRVIGMTSCHDIDPERRALAIGHTAVGKPWWRTGVNTESKLLLLEHAFNTLGAERVFWHTDIRNERSQQAIARLGAVREGVLRRHKQRADGSWRDTVVFGMTADDWPAAGRRLRELLAAGGSTALAAV
- the leuE gene encoding leucine efflux protein LeuE — protein: MLGITDFWTYVVGTLAIILLPGPNSIFVLSVGARLGVRAGYRAAAGVFVGDTVLMVLSAAGAASLLRTYPPLFLVIKYAGAAYLLWVGFGIVRGGWRKWRSRDESPAAAAVEEPSDARSPFRRAAVISLLNPKAILFFVSFFIQFVEPGYAHPALSFLVLGAVVQLFSALYLSTLIFGGRFLAGQFQRRRRLAAGAAAGVGALFVGFSIKLATAGVG
- a CDS encoding hemolysin family protein, producing the protein MLIVTGLLLVLVVTVVTGYFVAQEFGYVAADRGKLRSEAEQGDQAAVRALKVTERLSFVLSGAQLGITVTALLVGYVAEPFIGEGLSKLLDGAGVPTAVSMPVSVAVALLLATIVQMVLGELAPKNLAIARAETVAKVLSRSTLMYLTVFGPIIRLFDRTAAGLLRRIGIEPIEELPEGATEEDLEQIIRESRANGGLDADLSSLLDRGLDFRGRTAAEAMIPRVDVHTVPATATAADVVALLDTHRSRFPVRGQVVDEIVGVVSIADILAIAPAERADTPVSSVMSAPVLVPSSLRLPTVLERLRSAHRQLACVVDEFGGFAGIVTLEDIAEELVGQIRDEDDEAEPAPERQPDGSWLVPARWRIDEITDATGVHLPAGDDYETVSGLVLARLGRVAKAGDSVTLDDGSLSVRVESVDRHVPQTVRISR
- a CDS encoding hemolysin family protein; this encodes MNALWVTLLLIGNAFFVAAEFALVASKRHRLEQSAAAGSRAAKAALDGTRELSVMLAGAQLGITLCSLGLGALAEPSLEHLFGPALHALGLPDVASHVIAFLLALIIVTFLHLVIGEMMPKSWAITHPERSAILLALPFRWYARLVGPALRVLNALANLALKPFGVHPQDQLAQAHGPAEMRILLDRSRAEGLIGAEQSELLTSVLALASLPVRDVMLPTAQLVSVPESASVADVELASLTSGRARIAVTGADELVIGVVHVREAVRASATGRAATAGELMEPAFLLDAGVNVVEAVEALRAGRTQLAIVTDESGQVGFVALEDLLEQVIGRFDDETDALPATAGA
- a CDS encoding class F sortase translates to MSTPHPVRENALDPADSILAPAAPPEQLPKDRPGPVPKRGLALPILAAATAALVAAGGYLALTDRAPAGNPGSPAGRASEAAPTTTAELDRPAGDPFGIVAAAPTGAPTRLRVGAVKIDTPLETLKLGKDGELQPPKTFAQAGWYADGTAPGDTGPAVIAGHVDSKSGPAVFYRLRDLTPGDRVDVLRGGRTISFTVTAIRWYPKSEFPTEEVYGPTPDRQLRLITCGGVFDRTLRSYRDNLVVYAVAG
- a CDS encoding sporulation protein gives rise to the protein MVFKKMMRAFGVGGPTVDTVLANPNTRPGLALEGQVRIAGGDHDVTIEGIVLGLVTRVESEHGDNLIEFHRLPVSGPFQLAKGEQRELPFSFPVPWETPVTDVYGQRLHGMTMGLRTELAVAKAVDKGDLDHVAVHPLPSQERILDAFARLGFRFKNADLEHGAIYGVRMTLPFYQEIEFYPPPQYAGAINEVEVTFIADPEGVEVVLEFDKRGGFLQPGHDAYGRFRVSHAEADTTDWTAVVEQWVSEAAGRYQGLRSAGGFGAPGHGAPGYGAPGYAHGGGYGHGGGYGHHGHYAGHGHGRGGMGMGGVAAGVAGGVLGGMILGEAMEEVFEDDGGGEDE
- a CDS encoding DUF4397 domain-containing protein, with amino-acid sequence MFLPVRTLRRLAAAVAVLATVLLGAPPAHAAAGSGYVRLAHLSPDTPAVDVYLRSGSGAVEPQTFRAVAYGDMSRYLRLPAGAYQVAMRKAGAPASEQPVITTEVGVADKGAYTVAGVGRFADLGLRVLRDDLRLPDPGKSKVRIIQASVRAPVLDVAGGNGAKIANGVQFATTTAYREVNPGKWSVRVTPTGGGRPSELPCTLGAGSVYSLVVLDDDAGGLKPELHVDAERQGAVPLGSVATGAGGTAPRAPLPGALTAAAAAALITGALVVVLRRRSRTA